Sequence from the Pecten maximus chromosome 8, xPecMax1.1, whole genome shotgun sequence genome:
ttagcaaaatattttctaaaagtaTCTCATTTAAGGTGACATCTCTTTTTCAAAGGTTTACCCGTAATACAGATTTTGCaaagaaaaagataaaaatgaatAATCTTCATTGAGCAAATGGTTACACGGAGCTTCATACTAATTACGTTTATAATTCGTATTGTTCATGTTTGTATGCACTTATCTCAATAGAAGTTTAAGCAATAAGCACAGTCTTCTTGGATTGAAGGATAAAATAAAATGCTTTTAAGTGTGAAATTATTTATCACTTGGTTCTATTCATCAGTATGATATTTTGTGTGACTTATTTGATGTTTATTCCATAATTATCTTCTAGATATAAACAGATGTACATTCAATATATACAACACTGCCATTCAGAATAATTTTACATGATACAGTGCAtaaagaattttgtttttatacgTTCTTgacaaatgttttgatattgcTAATTCATTTCTATTTACATCTATGAACGTGTTGAGCATAATGAAAACATACTTGTCTTTACATCTTtccattttttaaagatatctGCTGGTAAATTTCTCCGAGCATTACATCAAATTCGTATTTGAAGTTTGCTTCCTTTGCGCAACTGACGACATTTAATCACATATATTTCGTACTATATCGGGGTTACTAAATGCATCACGAGTTTCCTCACAGTACACTTCTTCATTAACTTTGGTTAGAGGTTCTCCGGTAACCAATATAAAAGACGTTATCTTAATATGACTCAGCTATCCCAAGCTTCAATAAAGGTTAAGGTTATTTTCTACGATGAAGTAACACAAATCTGATATCTTTGTTTATTCATTCTTGTATTTTTGTATGGTAACTTTTAtacagaaattattttttacaaattcttttattatttaattaaaaataatagtTTATGCCTTGTCTGTGTTTTTGTTGCTGTAACCACCATTTAATATAATTTgaagattgaaaaaaataaaataaaacaaatcatgcaAAATAATTCAGGgtaaaatagtttttttaagATCTTGTTTTAAGATTGCAAAGAACAAACACACCTGTCAACAACACATTCATAAGtttttgaatttgtaaaatgACACCAAAAGGTcagaaaaaagttttaaaaggaGGAAATTTTATCCAgccttttaaaaaataatgaattcaTATGGCCTAAATATGGTCTGGCATATACATCAGACAACAGTACAATTTATGTACTTATTACAACGATTCGGTTAACTTCTGATACAACAAtcagacatacacagatatataatgtttcAAATATAAGCGGGAAAAATATCATTGGGTAGGCATAATGAAGGCGCAGCTAAACGTAATGAGTACCGGTAGAGGCCTTCCGAGCATCAGATGTATTTCCTGGTTAATTCAATGTCCACCTACAAAATGAAGCACTGACCTAACGTCTAATGCAAATCGCAATATGATAAGTATACACtgtaaatcaattaatcaaGCAAATTATAATATAAGTCCACTGccaaaatttgaataaattaataattatcaCATAATATTAATCAAATATTCCCTTCCTTCGATATATTTAAGATCAGTTTATCATTCCTATGCCATttaggatacatgtatatggatcACATTTTGCATATCATACATTCAAAAGAACACTTTGGATTCCCAGTGAAAAGTTTGGATTTTCTAAACCAGATGAAATGGTAACATTACTGTTTGTATCttcactgtttatatcatcactgtttacATCTTTACTGTTAATATCctcactgtttatatcatcactgtttatatcatcactgtttatatcatcactgtttacATCTTTACTGTTaatatcatcactgtttatatcatcactgtttgtatcatcactgtttatatcatcactgtttacATCTTTACTGTTaatatcatcactgtttatatcatcactgtttgtataatcactgtttatatcaacactgtttatatcatcactgtttatatcatcactatttatatcatcactaTTCATATAATCACTGTTTAcatcatcactgtttatatcatcactgtttaattatcactgtttatatcatcactgtttgtatcatcactgtttatatcatcactgtttatatcatcactgttataTCATCACTATTATATCATCACTATTCATataatcactgtttatatcatcactgtttatatcatcactgtttgtatcatcactgtttatatcatcactgtttatatcatcactgtttatatcaacacTGTTTATATCGTCACTGTTAATATCATCACTGTTTGTATCATCACTGTTTACATCATCTCTGTTTATATCTTCACTGtttatcatcactgtttatatcatcactgtttataacatcactgtttatatcatcactatTCATATAATCACTGTTTAcatcatcactgtttatatcatcactgtttatatcatcactatTCATATAATCACTGTTTAcatcatcactgtttatatcatcactgtttaaaTCATCACTGTTTGTATCAACactgtttatataataattgtttatatcatcgctgtttatatcatcactgtttatcatcactgtttatatcatcactgtttgtatcatcactgtttatatcatcactgtttgTATCAACACTGTTgatatcatcactgtttatatcatcactatTCATATAATCACTGTTTAcatcatcactgtttatatcatcactgtttgtatcatcactgtttatataataattgtttatatcatcgctgtttatatcatcactgtttatcatcactgtttatatcatcactgtttgtatcaacactgtttatatcatcactgtttatatcatcactatTCATATAATCACTGTTTACATCAtgactgtttatatcatcactgtttaattatcactgtttatatcatcactgtttatatcGTCACTGTTTATATCGTCACTGTTTAcatcatcactgtttatatcatcactgtttatatcatcactgtttatatcatcactatttatatcatcactgtttatatcattactatttatatcatcactgtttatatcatcactgtctATATCGTCACTGTTTgtatcatcactgtttatatcGTCACTGTTTgtatcatcactgtttatatcatcactgtttatatcatcactgtttatatcatcactgtttatatcatcactgtttatatcatcactatttatatcatcactgtttatatcattactatttatatcatttctgtttatatcatcactgtttatatcatcactatTCATATAATCACTGTTTGTATCttcactgtttatatcatcactgtttatatcatcactgtttatatcatcactgtttatatcatcactgtttatataATCACTGGTTgtatcatcactgtttatatcgtcactgtttatatcatcactgtttatatcatcactgtttatatcatcactgtttatataatcactgtttgtatcatcactgtttatagCACCGCTGTTTACATCATCATTTATGATGTTTCTATCTATTTATCGTATATCTTATAGATTTTTCGGTGCACATCAAAATGAAAGTAGAACATGTGGTTATTTTGCTCCACTTCTGCAATATAGAAGAGATCTGGACCAGGAtgagaggacaagttgaccgagaatagatctggaccagggtgagaggacaagttgaccgagaatagatctggaccaggatgagaggacaagttgaccgagaatagatctggaccaggaagagaggacaagttgaccgagaatagatctggaccaggatgagaggacaagttgaccgagaatagatctggaccaggatgagaggacaagttgaccgagtatagatctggaccaggatgagatgacaagttgaccgagaatagatctggaccaggatgagaggacaagttgaccgagaatagatctggaccaggatgagatgacaagttgaccgagaatagatctggaccaggatgagaggacaagttgaccgagaatagatTTGGACCAGGAAgagaggacaagttgaccgagaatagatctggacaggatgagaggacaagttgaccgagaatagatctggaccaggatgagaggacaagttggccgagaatagatctggaccaggatgagaggacaagttgaccgagaatagatctggaccaggaTGAGATGACAAAttgaccgagaatagatctggaccagATGAGATgacaagttgaccgagaatagatTGACCCGGATGGAGACAATTGACCGAAAAATAGATCGGACCGGGGATGAGAACAATTGACGAAAAGTGGACCAGGATGAGAGGGAAAATGCCCGGAATAATCTGGACCAAAGAGGGGGAAAGTTGACCGAGAAAGATCTTTGGACCAGGAGAGAGGAAAATTGGACCGAGAATAGTTTGGGACCGGGAAATGGGATGAAATTGACCGAGAATAGATTGGACAGGAAAAGAGGAAAATTGACCGAGAATAGATCGGGAAAACGGTTTAGGGAAAATTCCCAAAATGATCTGGAGGGGAGGGAGAGGCAATGCCCGAAATAGATCTGGCCCAAAAAGGGAGAACAATTGACCGAAATGATCTGGCCCAGGATGAAGGAAAGTTAAACCGAAAAAATTTGGGGGCCGGGAGGGGGACAATTTGCCCGAGAATAGATCGGAACCCAGGTTTGAAAAAGTTaccgagaatagatctggaccaggatgagaggacaagttgaccgagaatagatctggacaggatgagaggacaagtgtgaccgagaatagatctggaccaggaagagaggacaagttgaccgagaatagatctggaccaggagagaggacaagttgaccgagaatagatctggaccaggatgagaggacaagttgaccgagaatagatctggaccaggatgagaggacaagttgaccgagaatagatctggaccaggatgagaggacaagttgaccgagaatagatctggaccaggatgagaggacaagttgaccgagaatagatctggaccaggaagagaggacaagttgaccgagaatagatctggaccaggaatgagaggacaagttgaccgagaatagatctggactaggatgagaggacaagttgaccgagaatagatctggaccaggatgagaggacaagttgaccgagaatagatctggaccaggaAGAGATgacaagttgaccgagaatagatctggaccTAGGAAtgagaggacaagttgaccgagaatagatctggaccaggaagagaggacaagttgaccgagaatagatctggacaggagagaggacaagttgaccgagaatagatctggaccaggaagagaggacaagttgaccgagaatagatctggaccaggatgagaggacaagttgaccgagaatagatctggaccaggaagagaggacaagttgaccgagaatagatctggaccaggaagagaggacaagttgaccgagaatagatctggaccaggatgagaggacaagttgaccgagaatagatctggaccaggatgagaggacaagttgaccgagaatagatctggaccaggatgagaggacaagttgaccgagaatagatctggaccaggatgagaggacaagttgaccgagaatagatctggaccaggaagagaggacaagttgaccgagaatagatctggaccaggatgagaggacaagttgaccgagaatagatctggaccaggaatgagaggacaagttgaccgagaatagatctggaccaggatgagaggacaagttgaccgagaatagatctggaccaggaATGAGATgacaagttgaccgagaatagatctggaccaggatgagaggacaagttgaccgagaatagatctggaccaggatgagatgacaagttgaccgagaatagatctggaccaggatgagaggacaagttgaccgagaatagatctggaccaggatgagaggacaagttgaccgagaatagatctggaccaggatgagaggacaagttgaccgagaatagatctggaccaggatgagaggacaagttgaccgagaatagatctggaccaggatgagaggacaagttgaccgagaatagatctggaccaggatgagaggacaagttgaccgagaatagatctggaccaggaatgagaggacaagttgaccgagaatagatctggaccaggatgagaggacaagttgaccgagaatagatctggaccaggaatgagaggacaagttgaccgagaatagatctggaccaggatgagaggacaagttgaccgagaatagatctggaccaggatgagaggacaagttgaccgagaatagatctggaccaggatgagaggacaagttgaccgagaatagatctggaccaggatgagaggacaagttgaccgagaatagatctggaccaggatgagaggacaagttgaccgagaatagatctggaccaggatgagaggacaagttgaccgagaatagatctggaccaggatgagatgacaagttgaccgagaatagatctggaccaggatgagaggacaagttgaccgagaatagatctggaccaggatgagaggacaagttgaccgagaatagatctggaccaggatgagaggacaagttgaccgagtatagatctggaccaggatgagaggacaagttgaccgagaatagatctggaccaggatgagaggacaagttgaccgagaatagatctggaccaggatgagaggacaagttgaccgagaatagatctggaccaggatgagaggacaagttgaccgagaatagatctggaccaggatgagaggacaagttgaccgagaatagatctggaccaggatgagaggacaagttgaccgagaatagatctggaccaggatgagaggacaagttgaccgagaatagatctggacaggatgagaggacaagttgaccgagaatagatctggaccTAGGATGAaggacaagttgaccgagaatagatctggaccaggatgagaggacaagctgaccgagaatagatctggaccaggatgagatgacaagttgaccgagaatagatctggaccaggatgagaggacaagttgaccgagaatagatctggaccaggaagagaggacaagttgaccgagaatagatctggaccaggatgagaggacaagttgaccgagaatagatctggactaggatgagaggacaagttgaccgagaatagatctggaccaggaagagaggacaagttgaccgagaatagatctggaccaggaagagaggacaagttgaccgagaatagatctggaccaggatgagatgacaagttgaccgagaatagatctggaccaggaatgagaggacaagttgaccgagaatagatctggaccaggatgagaggacaagttgaccgagaatagatctggaccaggatgagaggacaagttgaccgagaatagatctggaccaggatgagaggacaagttgaccgagaatagatctggaccaggatgagaggacaagttgaccgagaatagatctggaccaggatgagaggacaagttgaccgagaatagatctggaccaggatgagaggacaagttgaccgagaatagatctggaccaggatgagaggacaagttgaccgagaatagatctggaccaggatgagaggacaagttgaccgagaatagatctggaccaggatgagaggacaagttgaccgagaatagatctggaccaggatgagaggacaagttgaccgagaatagatctggaccaggatgagaggacaagttgaccgagaatagatctggaccaggatgagaggacaagttgaccgagaatagatctggaccaaggatgagaggacaagttgaccgagaatagatctAGACCAGGAAgagaggacaagttgaccgagaatagatctggaccaggatgagaggacaagttgaccgagaatagatctggaccaggatgagaggacaagttgaccgagaatagatctggaccaggaAGAGATgacaagttgaccgagaatagatctggaccaggaagagaggacaagttgaccgagaatagatctggaccaggaagagaggacaagttgaccgagaatagatctAGACCAGGATGAGATgacaagttgaccgagaatagatctAGACCAGGAAgagaggacaagttgaccgagaatagatctggaccaggatgataggacaagttgaccgagaatagatctggaccaggatgagaggacaagttgaccgagaatagatctggaccaggaAGAGATgacaagttgaccgagaatagatctggaccaggaagagaggacaagttgaccgagaatagatctggaccaggatgagaggacaagttgaccgagaatagatctggaccaggaagagaggacaagttgaccgagaatagatctggaccaggatgagaggacaagttgaccgagaatagatctggaccaggatgagaggacaagttgaccgagaatagatctggaccaggatgagaggacaagttgaccgagaatagatctggaccaggatgagaggacaagttgaccgagaatagatctggaccaggaagagaggacaagttgaccgagaatagatctggaccaggaagagaggacaagttgaccgagaatagatctggaccaggatgagatgacaagttgaccgagaatagatctggaccaggatgagaggacaagttgaccgagaatagatctggaccaggatgagaggacaagttgaccgagaatagatctggaccaggatgagaggacaagttgaccgagaatagatctggaccaggatgagaggacaagttgaccgagaatagatctggaccaggatgagaggacaagttgaccgagaatagatctAGGACCAGGAAtgagaggacaagttgaccgagaatagatctaggaccaggatgagaggacaagttgaccgagaatagatctaggaccaggatgagaggacaagttgaccgagaatagatctggaccaggatgagaggacaagttgaccgagaatagatctggaccaggaagagaggacaagttgaccgagaatagatctggaccaggatgagaggacaagttgaccgagaatagatctggaccaggaagagaggacaagttgaccgagaatagatctggaccaggaTGATAGGACAAGTTGACTgagaatagatctggaccagaatgagaggacaagttgaccgagaatagatctggaccaggatgagatgacaagttgaccgagaatagatctggaccaggatgagaggacaagttgaccgagaatagatctggaccaggatgagaggacaagttgaccgagaatagatctggaccaggatgagaggacaagttgaccgagaatagatctggaccaggaagagaggacaagttgaccgagaatagatctggactaggatgagaggacaagttgaccgagaatagatctggaccaggaagagaggacaagttgaccgagaatagatctggaccaggaAGAGATgacaagttgaccgagaatagatctggaccaggaagagaggacaagttgaccgagaatagatctggaccaggatgagaggacaagttgaccgagaatagacctggaccaggatgagaggacaagttgaccgagaatagatctggaccaggatgagaggacaagttgaccgagtatagatctggaccaggaagagaggacaagttgaccgagaatagatctggaccaggaagagaggacaagttgaccgagaatagatctggaccaggatgagaggacaagttgaccgagaatagatctggaccaggatgagaggacaagttgaccgagaatagatctggaccaggaAGAGATgacaagttgaccgagaatagatAGTAAGCGTCTACTGTTACATCAACGACAACAACTGTTTAAGATCTTACTCAAATCAAGATTATATTCTATTTTCGAAATAAGAACCCGGCATTATTAACGATTTGATTCAACGAGCGAttcacacttgcctttcaccaaggcggCCGGAATTAGATTTCCGATCGCGCTTCCATCCGAGCCAACAATCATGATTACTGCGTGATAAATATATGCTGTGTACTAAATAAAGTTCAAGATTTCCTCATGCAATAGTCATTGTAGGACTCAACGTGTAGAAATCTTGAAGGCATTATCAGAAAATCGAAAGGCCTCAAAAACGTCACAATGTTATGCCCACTGGTTTCCTGATTGAATCCTAATGGTATATCCAAGAAAAATCATTTGTGTGCTTTCTACTTCGATGTTTCCAGGTTGTGTGAAATCCcgaataatgaaatataacatttcatcCATTGACCCCTGAAGAACAAGTGTCTGGACCCAGGTTACAGTGATCAGTATAAGAGGCAATATGGCGGTCATGGACATTGTCTACAGCAGATCATTAGGGGTAGTGAAAATGACAACCTCGATAAAATGTCTCTTTTACCTTTTTACTTGTTGATGTAATGTTACAGAGCGCATGGTTGATTAAATTTAGATAACTGCGATCACTATAGACCGTACCAGGAATATCTGTCTTGCTTGCTAATGTAACGCTCAACCGATCAACATAAAGATTTTCTCTGAAGACGAGCGGTATATAGCGGCTAGTATTCACCTCGGTTACATTAATGACAAGAAAAGGAATAAAGATCAATCGATttacaaaatagatatatttgtttcagatatcattattgtttataaagtATACGACAACCTTTTTATAAAAGTATAATGTAAGTAGTCGTTTTTTTGCGATGTAAGTCTGTTACTGTTATTCAATAACACGAAAGGTAAGGTGCAACATCGGCATATACTACGATTGATTAGGAATGTATAATCAGATTGATTATCGATTAGATTAATTTTCATGGGAGCATTTAAGTATTTTCAAGGGAACCAACCGATCTATTACAAAATGAATTTTGGTGACatatataagtaataaatattaattaaaacataccTCTGAATGAttcatcaaaagaaaaaaaacaatcaactGTGACATTCGATAATAAGTCTAGAGTCGCTGAAGCGTTAGGGAAATAAAAggatattataatgtacattttaaaacaagCATGCATTTTAAGAATAGTCTGAAGaataatattttatgttgttCATGAAGAATAATACAACCATATGATGTATTCATTGTTTTAGAAGTAAGCATGGATCAGGTACACCATGAACGTCATGTTGATGACTAGGGAAGTCATGATGATAAACAGAAGACATGCCTTATCGAATGCGTTTCCCACTGTCTTCCATGTGATGGCAACTTCGTCATCACTTTTAGACGTGGTTTCATCCGCTGTCGTAGGTTTCCTCTGTTCAGGTGGTGATTTCTTTCGCGAATTATCTTTCTTGTTGTTTGCATCACGTGACGCAGGGGTTACACTTATTTCTGTTGGTGTCACAGTAGCCGTTTCAGATTTCTTCTTCCGGCACCTATATCCCATAATATTAACGAATGTGATGTAATGTTGTGGTACTTTCTCCTCTTCTGAAAGGTAGATCTTGATCGAAAGGATGGTCAGAAGCATAATTAATACACTCATTGCCATCTGAGTGAGTAGAAGATAGCACAGTATGGATATCTGAGGCATGGACGCCTCCGGGAGAGCTTCTGTCACAATCGTGAGAAATACAGCAATTGACAGGAGATTTGTAATTGAGAACCCCACTCTTTCACCAGAGTCGACCGGAAGTATGAATACGAAGGAATTGATCGCCGTCATCATACACA
This genomic interval carries:
- the LOC117332224 gene encoding acetylcholine receptor subunit alpha-like, whose product is MILPLCMMTAINSFVFILPVDSGERVGFSITNLLSIAVFLTIVTEALPEASMPQISILCYLLLTQMAMSVLIMLLTILSIKIYLSEEEKVPQHYITFVNIMGYRCRKKKSETATVTPTEISVTPASRDANNKKDNSRKKSPPEQRKPTTADETTSKSDDEVAITWKTVGNAFDKACLLFIIMTSLVINMTFMVYLIHAYF